In Streptococcus parauberis NCFD 2020, the sequence TAAGGTTACTTCTAAAGCTCGTTTTACTGCTGGCCTTTGAGCTATTTTATCTGTCCATTGGTTGAGATATTTATAAGATTTTAGGTCAAGAAATTCTGCAGCATTGTCATAAAGTTGATCTTGTGCTAATTGTCCATACCAAGACCAGATAGCAATGTCTGCAATACTGTAGTCATCACCAGCAATATATGGTCTCTTGGCTAATTCTTTATCTAATAAATCAAATTGGCGTTTTGTTTCCATGGTGTAACGATCGATTGGGTATTCTAATTTTTCAGGTGCATAATGGAAGAAGTGACCAAAGCCACCACCGACAAAAGGAGCAGCACCGGTCTGCCAAAATAGCCAATTTAATTCTTGTGTTCTGGTCGCATGATTTTGGCTAATCAAAGCATCATGTTTTTCTGCTAAGTAAAGAAGAATATTTGCAGATTCAAAAATATTGATGGTTTCAGAATCAGACAAGTCTAATAAAGCAGGAATTTTTGAATTGGGGTTGATTACAGTGAAATCACTACCGAACTGTTCTTGCTTACCTAAATTGATTTTGAAAGCATCATAAGGAGCATCAGTTATATCAAGCTCTTTTAATTCTTCAAACATGATAATTGGTTTAATCCCATTAGGTGTTCCTAAGGTAAATAATTGATATGGATTTTCTCCTCGAGGTAGTTTTTGTTCGAAACGACTTCCAGCTGTCTCTTGATTTGAGCCTGGAATCTTATGGGTATTTTTCCATACTTTTGGTAATTGATAAGTTGTCATAGGCTTGTCCTCTCTATT encodes:
- the yghU gene encoding glutathione-dependent disulfide-bond oxidoreductase, yielding MTTYQLPKVWKNTHKIPGSNQETAGSRFEQKLPRGENPYQLFTLGTPNGIKPIIMFEELKELDITDAPYDAFKINLGKQEQFGSDFTVINPNSKIPALLDLSDSETINIFESANILLYLAEKHDALISQNHATRTQELNWLFWQTGAAPFVGGGFGHFFHYAPEKLEYPIDRYTMETKRQFDLLDKELAKRPYIAGDDYSIADIAIWSWYGQLAQDQLYDNAAEFLDLKSYKYLNQWTDKIAQRPAVKRALEVTLKEIN